The proteins below are encoded in one region of Hordeum vulgare subsp. vulgare chromosome 3H, MorexV3_pseudomolecules_assembly, whole genome shotgun sequence:
- the LOC123445270 gene encoding stress enhanced protein 1, chloroplastic-like — protein sequence MALFSILRSSPPAVPAASSRRPPNHGAHLLRVSIRAAAPSLSVRCEQSSKPGGGSVVDVWASRLAMMSFAAAVVAEVSTGKGLVENFGVATPAPVLALVVSALVIGLAVLFIVRSGAQD from the exons ATGGCGCTCTTCTCCATCCTACGCTCGTCTCCGCCGGCCGTCCCGGCGGCCTCTTCTCGCCGACCACCCAACCACGGTGCCCACCTGCTACGCGTCAGCATCAGGGCCGCCGCGCCGTCTCTGTCCGTGAGGTGCGAGCAGAGCAGCAAGCCGGGAGGCGGCAGCGTCGTCGACGTGTGGGCGAGCCGCCTGGCCATGATGAGCTTCGCCGCGGCGGTCGTCGCCGAGGTGTCCACCGGCAAGGGCCTCGTCGAG AACTTCGGCGTGGCAACGCCGGCGCCGGTGCTGGCGCTGGTGGTGTCGGCGCTCGTCATCGGGCTGGCCGTCCTCTTCATCGTACGGTCCGGAGCGCAAGATTGA